DNA sequence from the Parasphaerochaeta coccoides DSM 17374 genome:
GTCAGTCAATTGCGTCTGGTCGATGCGACATATAAATGACATATGAGTCTATGGCCGACAGGCCGAAGGAGGATGCTATGGGTGCATCTCTGGTTGTTCATGACCTGGCATGGAGTTTTGCTCCGGGAAACATTCCGTTCATAAGGATTCCCCGCGTTGAAGTGCCGGAAAAAAGCGTCGTCGTCCTTACGGGGCCGTCAGGAGCCGGTAAATCGACTTTGCTGTTCCTGTTGGCGGGCATGGAGCATCTTCACTCTGGGTCTGTGACATGGGGAAAAAATGACCTTGCAACAATGACGAACGATGCGCGGGATGCTTGGCGGCGGGATAATGTGGGCATCGTCTTTCAGGATTTCCAGCTCATCCCTTCTCTTTCCGCGCTGAAGAACGTGCTTCTGCCGTTAACTTTCTCCCACTTTATCATACCGCCTGAAACCCGGATTCGTGCAGAAGCCCTGCTTTCTCATCTGGGAGTCCCGCGCATCCATGCCCTTGCGGGAAGCCTTTCCAGGGGAGAGATGCAGAGGGTTTCCATAGCCCGCGCCTTGATGAAGAATCCTTCAATCATCCTGGCGGATGAACCGACGGCAAGCCTTGACGCTGGCAATGAGGATACTGTTTCCACTCTGCTGCTTACCGCCGCGCGTGAAAATGGAGCCACGCTTGTCATCTCATCACATCAGAAGAAAGTGAAGGATGACGCTGACTATATTCTCGACATCTCTCATGGACAGATGGTTTCGTTCAATGAACGAAAAGGGGGAACGACATGAACCCATTATGGATGGTCGGGGCGGACATGAAGAAGAACGTCCTGGCAAGCATAGGCACGCTCCTTCTTCTGGCGATAGCTTTTTCCGTCAACGTCGCAGCTCTGGCACTGGAACGGGCAGTGGTGGATTCCGCCGCTGAAACCGCGCAGGAATATGATCTTGTCGTCGGTGCGCCGGGGAGCAGTACCGACCTTGTCCTTGCCACGGTCTTTCTCCGGACTGAAGATGCTCTGCCTTTGATGGATTTTGAAGTATACGAAGAACTGAAGGAAGATTCGCGGGTCGCCGCTGTGTCTCCGTTCACGATAGCCGATTCATACCAGGGCTTTCCGGTTATCGGCATCAGTGAGGATTTCTTCATAATCAAGCAGTCTCTCATCCCCACGGAAGGCCGTGTCTTTGAAAAAACCTTTGAGGCTGTCGTAGGAGCTGACGTCAGTCTAAAGGTCGGCGATGCCTTCAAGAGCGTCCATGACTATGTGGAGGAACAGGCGGGGAATGAGCATGGTCATGAAGATATTTCCTACACTGTCGTGGGAAAAGCCGCAAAGACAGGTACTCCATGGGACAAGGCAATCATCACGTGGTATCAGAGCCTCTGGGAAATCCACGGCTACCACGACCATGACCATAAAGATGAAGATAGGGAAGAAGCGGAGCATGAGGAGGTTGGAAAAGAAGAACTCCATGAGGAGCCAAAAATCGGCGCTGTACTGGTCAAGCCGCTCGACTTTCCGTCGGCGTATGCGCTTAGGGCGGAATACCAGAACAATGCAGGACGCACGACGAGCGTTTTCCCTGCCGAGGTTCTGACGTACTTGTTCGGACTTTTCGGTAATTTTAAAGCAGTCATATCCACATTGGGTAACATGCTGCAAGCTTTGGTTTTCCTCTCTGTGATTCTCAGTCTGCTGGCAACCCTTCCATCCAAGTACAGATGGATAGGGCTTCTCCGGACTCTCGGAGCAAGCAGGGCATATGTGTTCCAGACGCTCTGGATGCAGTCAGCGGTGATTTTTCTGCTCTCCGGAGTGATAGGTTTCTTTGTCGGGCAGCTTGCCGCCGGTACGCTGTCGTCGTTCATAGATTCCGGGACAGGTATGAACATAGCCATCACCATCCAAAGGGAGGATTTTCTGCCGCTCTTGGTCTTCTGGTTCATCGGACTGGTCGGAGCGCTGATACCGGCGTTCATCGGGTTCTCCGTCTCACCCCGCAAGGCGGTGCTGGGGCAATAGCCGGTACCATCAGCCTTCGTTTTTACACGCGCTGCTCTTGGTACTCGCGCTACACGGCTTTCGCCCAAGCCCTTGGCACCATCTTTCTTGCAGGCTGCCATGCGGCGTGAACACTGGAACCCGCCAAGGCGCATATCATGGAAGTCATGAGGCAATCACGGAGACTGACAGCCCTGTCGTCATTCTCCGTCGGTCGTTTCTTCCTGTGCCGTGCCTTCTTTCCGTTTGGTTGCGCTCCGGGAAATGTACAGTCTGAGGATTTCAATGCGCTTGTCCTCAACCTTTTCCACATGGAAAGTGAGATTCCGGTAGATGACATCCTCAACGTCCTCGCTGCCTGACGGGATGCGGCCCAACAGTCCGACCAAGAAACCTCCGATGGTTTCGTATTCATCTTCCGGAAGGGCAAGACCCAATTCTTCGTTGACTTCATAAATCGGAACGATGCCGCTGATTAGATAGGAACCGTCCTCCTGTGCCTGGATGACCAATTCTTCTTCATCATGCTCATCATAAATACGACCCATGACGTGTTCTATCAAGTCTTCCATCGTGACCAGCCCCAGCGTACCGCCATATTCGTCCAGGATGATGGCCATATGCGTCTTGGTCTTCTTCATCTCACGGAAAAGATCATCGGCAAGTTTGCTGAAGGGGACAAAATAGGGAGGGCGGATGATTGATGTCAGGTCAAAGCTTTCTTCATCATGTCCGTAGAAGGTGAACAAGTCCTTGATGTGGACGATTCCTATGATGTTGTCAATTGAATCCCTGTAGACAGGGAAGCGTGAGTAGTGACCGTCATTTGCCAGGTGGAACACTTCGGACATGGACGCCGTTTCCGGTATGGCCACTATGTCGGAACGGTGGGTCATCAGTTCTGAGATGGGGCTGTCGTTGAAGTCGAAGATGTTGTGAATCATTTCCTGCTCATCATCTTCAATGATTCCGGAATCACTGCCTGCATCGACCATGAGACGTATGTCTTCTTCGGTCATCGTCTGGTCGGCATCTCCCTTCCTGATGCCGAAAAGCCTCAGTACCAAATTCGTGGTGAATGTCAGCAGGGCGACGAAAGGATAGGTAGCCAAGGATAGCCAGCGCAAGGGGATGGCGACAGCCAAGGCAAGGGAGTCCGCATATCTAAGCGCGACCTTCTTGGGCACAAGCTCTCCGAACACGAGCATGCAGAAAGAAAGGATCAGCGTGATGAGCAAGGTGGAAATTGTTTTCAACGTACCGGCTGAAATGGTGATGCCGGCAGTGACCAAGGCATCAACAAGGTATCCGGAAAGAGAGTCCGCGGCAAAGGCTCCGGAGAGAAGACCTGCCAATGAGACTCCGATTTGGATTGTCGCCAAGTAGCCGGTGGAGGTTTCCTTCAGCTTCTGGAGAGCCAGGGCGCGTTTGTTTCCCCGGTTGGCGAGAACTTTCATTCTGTTCTCATTGGCGGAGAGAAGGGCGATTTCCGAACCTGCGAACACTGCGTTGAGCAGAATCAGAACCACTTGCATCAGAAGTGCAGTTAACATTTTGTCCTTCCGTATGTACGGGATGTCCCCTGTAGGAGACGCTAAGTCCTTGCGGTGGCAAGGACTTCATGCTTCTAGATTACAATGGGGCATGGCGGAGCGTCTAGTGATGGGACAGGAATGGATGCGGGTATTTCACATCATCTCACAGTATCGCGCATCATCTGTTCTTTATGGCTATCGCTTCAATCAGATCGGCGACATCCTCGCAGGCATCCATCACGCTTTCCATGCCTTCATAGATTTCTTTCCATCTGATTACCATGAGGGGATCGGCGTTGTCATCGGCATAGAGGGTTTTCACACAGCTGCGATACAGGCGGTCGGCGGATTCTTCACAATGGTTGACATCTATGATGTGGCGTGCCAAGTTCTTTGATGTCTTGAAATGCTCAAATTCCTTGAAAGCCTCCTGCAAGGTGACGCAGGCTTTGACCATCAGCGTAGATATGGGCAGGATGTCTTCCCGCACTGTCTTGACGGACAGCATGTCGAGCGTCAGCGATATGTCCTCAATAGCATCAGTGATGGAATCTGTCTGGCTTCCGAGCTGGAGCAGATCCTCACGGTCGATTGGGGTGATGAAGGCGCGGTTCAAGTGGTAACAGAAGTCGTGGAGTTTTTCATCAGCCTCATGTTCAATCGCGTGGATGGCATCAGCGGCATTCTCTACGTCAGTATAATTTCTCAGCAGGTCATCAAGTTTGACTGCGCAACGGACAGAGCAGCCGATCATGTCCGTCAACAGATGATAATAGTTTGTTTCTTTCTTTTTCCCTAGCATGGGCGGATTCCTCCTAGAAGATGTATAGGAACAGCTTGGCCATAAGGAAGCCGAGCAGTCCGCAGCCGGGAAAGGTAAGCAGCCACGCTGCCACCATGTCCTTGGCTATGTTCCAGTCAACGCTGGAGACCCTGCGGCTGGCCGCGACGCCCATGACCGCTGTGGTTTTCGTGTGCGTGGTGGATACAGGTAGTCCGGTAAGGGTTGAGAGCAAAAGGGAGACACCTGCCGACGCATCTGATGCAAAGCCTTGGTAGGGGCGCATTTTCACCATGTCCAGGCCGACCGTCTTGATGATTTTTTTGCCTCCGACCAGCGTTCCGATGCCCATGATGGATGAACAGACCAGCATGACCCAGAGAGGAATGTTGAACGTACCGTCAGCCGCTTTCATGGCGTTTCCGTTCAAGAACAAGGCAAGCATGAAGACGCTCATGAATTTCTGTCCGTCCTGCGCTCCATGGAGGAATGCCATGAAGGCGGCGGCGGCAATCTGGGCGCGCCTGAAGAATCCATCCGATCGGGCGCGGGAGTAGCGGCAGGCCATTTTTTCTATGAACCTGACGAGAAACCAACCCAAGCCGAAGCCTAGCACCGTGGATGCGACAAGGCCGATGAGAACCTTTGACCATTCTGCCATGTTGATCGCTGAAACGCCTCCCAGAGCCAGGGCTGCTCCGGTCAGGCCGGCAATGAGGGAATGGCTTTCACTGGTGGGGATGCCGAACCACCATGCGCCGGTCGCCCAGACGACAATGGCGAACATGGCCGCGGCAAGGACTATGATGGCATTCTGTGTGCTGTCTCCGACGTTGGCAAGCTCGCCGCGCGGACTGAAATCAACCATTTTACTGATGGTATCGGCGACTTCCGTACTGATGCTTGTCATAAGCAGGACGCCGAGGAAATTGAAGACAAAGGCCATGAAGATGGCTGAATTGGGACTCATGGCACGGGTTCCGACCGCGCTTCCTATTGCATTTGGCGCGTCAGTCCAGCCATTGACAAAGATTACGGAAAGAACAAGCACGATACTAGCGATAAACGCAAAACTCACCCGGAAGCCTCCATGTTTATTGGAAAAAGCAGGGGGAAATACCCGGCTAGTATAAAGTTTATGGCGCGGCCTTTGTATGTGTCAACCAAGTACACATGCTTATTTCATGAAAAATTAACATTTTTGTAACAATCGAGATATTTTTAAAATAGACATCACACGAGAACGGAAACAAATAAATATTCAAAATTTTCAAAAGCATAAACAGTCTTAACCTGTCCACAAGCGCATGGCAAGGCGATGGAAGCCCTTTCTTGAATTTTGAAAATGCCTCTTGAATATGTTATTTCATTTTCATGAATGAACTATATCAAAAGCATACCCGTACCCGCCGTGATAAGCAACAACCCAAGAATTGTGCGCGGACGCGCTTTTTCCTTCAGGAACAGCCAGGCCGCCAGCACCGTCACCACAATGCTAAGCTTATCCACCGGAACGACGATACTGGCCGGTCCCAGTTGCAGGGCACGGTAGAAAGCCAGCCATGAAATACCAGTTGTCAACGCGCTTGTCATCAAAAAGAGCCAGCTTCGGCGAGGAATGCTCATGATTAAGTGAGTCTTTTTCTGGCTTATGACAATGACCAGTGACATAATCAGGATTACGCCCGTCCTGATTGCCGTTGCCAAAGTGGAATCTATGTCCTTCAGACCGATTTTCACCAAAATTGACGTAGCAGCCGCACAAAACGCGGACAGGATTGCAGGCACGAACCATGACGTGAATCGGGAACCTTGGTAATCTCCCTTTCTGTCCAACATCAGCCATGTACCACAGGCCATGACAGCCATGCCTGCCCAGGAAACACGGGTAGGGACTTCGTGTAAGATGGCAAAGGCAAGCAGCATGGTGATGATCGTACTGCTTTTATCAATCGGAGCAATCTGGTGGACATTCCCCCTCTGGAGAGCCGTAAAATAGAAAAGCCACGACGCTCCGGTCGCCATGCCGGAGAGAATCAGGAAGATGAAGGATTGCAGGGGAATAGTACCGAGGCCAATGCCGCTTCCGGTAAGCAGAACCATGAGCAAGGAGAAAACAAGGACAAGGGCAGTCCTCACTGCCGTCGCCACATGGGAGTCCACGTTCTGCAACCCTGCCTTTGCAAGGATTGCAGTCAATCCGGCGCTTAAGGCTGAAACGCACGCGAGGAACAGCCACATATCATAAGACTCCTATCAGCCGATGAGATGATGCCCCTATGCCCATTGTGGTTCCCAACATGGAGACATAGCCGCGGACGCTGTTGCGCGCGGGGCTGTAGATGACGCCTATCTTAGGCGTTATTGCGGATAGAGACCCTATTTTCAGGGTGATTCCCAGCTCAGCGCTGAGGTATACGTCTTCTTCCCATGCCATGCCGCTGTCAAGCAGATATGCCATGCTCTCCGCTTTCAGCGTCAGTCCGATTCCCGTGATTCCCCCGTAGCATGGCAAAGGCTGGTCGATTGCCCAGGGGATGCTGTAGGAAAGACCGGCGCGGAGCTTTGCCCGGAAGTCGGTATGGGTTTCCCATGGGGAAGCAGAGGATACAGGACTGTTGGATGGAAGCAGGATTGAAGAAATCCGGTGATCGGTGAGACTGACTCCCAGGTCGGCATCCAGACGCACTACATGGTTAGCCCGACCTGCTACGGCTTTCTGGACAGACAGGAATGCAAAGGCAGGACTCCATGCGTTGCCTGCGCTCTTGTCCTGAGAAGCTGACACTGACATGCCCATCAGGAATCCATCTCGTCCGAACAGGGCAGTGACCGGAGCGGATTCATTCCAGTCATACTGAAGTGTGATTTTTTCCTGAGACAAAGCAAAACCTTCTGACAGGTCAAACCCCAGATATGCCATCCCTGCAAGATGGAGCAGACCGGTTCCCCTGAATCCGATTTTACGAGCCAAGGGGACGGTCACAGCAGTCTGCGATTCAAGCACTGACCCCGCGCCGGAGCCTCCATTGAGAGAAAACCCAATGGCCGTCTGTTGTTCCAGAACAAAGGGGCCAGGCGAATGTCGGTAGAGTGCATAAATGCTGATAATCTGTTCTGCCGTCTGCCATGTCGCGGAAAGATTCACGGAATTTTTCTGCAAAAGACTGTCGAATGATGCGCTGACGCCATACACCCCTCCGGTGGAGTCGCCGAACTCCAATCCTAAGACAGGGAACCAGTATGAGAAACGTGGGATATCATGATATCGTGATGTCGGAAATTCCTTGGAGGCTTCTTCCGACTGTTCCTGTCCTGACGGACGATGTTCTTCTGTTTTCCAGATGACTGGTTCGTTAAGAACCTCCGTGGCAGGGATGGAACGGAGTGCCTGCCCTTCGGCGGTAGCCGTGGCGTATATGTACCGCTCTCCATCCCGGATTGCCCCCAGGACACCAGAGGGGTCGCGTGCCAGAAGAAGAATGGAGCTTTCGCCATCCGTATTCTTTGATGAAGAAATGTCTGCGCCATACAGGGCGAAGGTTCCGTCCACATCACTTGAGAAAAGCAGCGTGTCGGAACCACTGAAACGAGGATATCTAATTTCCGCACGTCCTGGCGGGACTACGCTCCTGATGCCATCTTCATCCATGATTCGCAGCGATGACAGGCCATGGGAGGTCTCGATGAATGCAATGCTCCGACCGTCGGGAGAGAACCGAGGTTCATAAACGCTTGTCTCAGGATTATCATAAAGGACTTCACCGTCCCCACCGTCCATGGGTATCCTGACAAGCCTGTACCGGGTTCCCGTTGCTTCAATGGCTATGAGCTTCTTCCCATCAGGTGAAAGAGCAGGATGGAGGAACCTGCCGCCTGACGTGAGCCAGACGGATGAGTCGTCATCCACATTGTACAGCACAATGTCCGCATAGCTGACTGCCGCTGTTCCAATGGCTCCATATTCCCAAGATGTACTATGGATGCGGCTATACGCAACTTTCAGACCATCATCGCTCGCAGAGAAAGAGAGTCCGTCAGCTCCGGGAATTACCGCCAGCATGCTAGTTTCCGTCTCATTTGCACCGTAGCGAACCATGCGTGCCGTCCGGTCAGGATGCGCTGTCAGTCCTATCAATCCCGCTTCTGTCCTGTAGGGCAAGGAGTACGTACCTGGTTCATCCGGGGAAAAAAGGGTTCCTGTCCTGAACCGTGAGCGGGAGGCCAGTTTATCTGCCTGTTCCTTCAATGCCGCCGAGAAAATCTCTAAAGCTGTCATCCCCGTATGGGAGCGGAATGCGGAATCCATCCCCAGGAAGGGAAAACCGGTGAATTGGTTGTTGATGGCTATGATTGTTTCTTCCCCGTAATGATGCACCAGATAGTCAACCATCAGATAACCTGTAAGATAATAGCGGCCTGACGGTGGCATATGAGAAGAATATGAGCCCTGTGCGAGCGACCACATCTTTTCTTCCAGCAGGGGAGCTTCCCATTGGAGGGCGAAAAGAGGAGAATCTCCACGACCACCCTCGGAGTAGACGGATTCCGCATAGACGGTGAGTCCTTCTATCCACCACAGGGGCATGAGAACCTGATTGAAAGCGATCATTCCCGGTCCGAATATCGCAAGGTATTTCCCGATTCCTATCGGGGATGTCAGGTGCAGGTAGTGGGTAAGTTCGTGGGTGAACACCGTCTTCAACCAATTTTCCGTCCGCGTCCCAAGAAAGCGGTCGTCAGGTGAGGTAAGGTACAAGGTGATGCGGTTAGGCATTGGAGCGAATGAGCCATTGGCAAAAGCCGTCCTGCCGGCGAGAATCACCGGAATCTTTCCTGACGGGGCATGGTTCAACGCCCTGGAAATCTTTGTGTACGTCTCATCCGCGAATGAGGCAAGCTCATACGCATGGTGGCTGTCTTTTGGTTCGAAGATTATGAGAAAATGCTCCGTCTCGCTCTGTTCCCATCCCCGGTAAGGCTCTTGTCCGGATGCATAAAGTGGCGTCAGGGCAAGGAAAGCCAGGCTAAGCAGGAAAAGAACACGACCACAGGCAAAAACTGATGTCAAAAAGGATTTCATGTGTGTCTCCCTGTACTCACGATACCCTGAAATAGCGGTGAAGAAAAGAGTATAGGGCGTTCCGGGCTATGATAAGGAGAGAGCAAGGAAAGGGAAGCCCCGCCTTATTTCGCCAGCTTGTCCATCACATGGAGGATTTCCTCAATCTTCCTGCGGCTGTCATCGGTTTCCATGACCTGTGCGACGCACCCTTCAAGATGGGCGTGAAGGATGTCACGGTTGATGGTGCGCAAGATGGCTTGTGTCGCCATCAGCTGGTTGG
Encoded proteins:
- a CDS encoding DUF47 domain-containing protein encodes the protein MLGKKKETNYYHLLTDMIGCSVRCAVKLDDLLRNYTDVENAADAIHAIEHEADEKLHDFCYHLNRAFITPIDREDLLQLGSQTDSITDAIEDISLTLDMLSVKTVREDILPISTLMVKACVTLQEAFKEFEHFKTSKNLARHIIDVNHCEESADRLYRSCVKTLYADDNADPLMVIRWKEIYEGMESVMDACEDVADLIEAIAIKNR
- a CDS encoding TolB family protein, translated to MKSFLTSVFACGRVLFLLSLAFLALTPLYASGQEPYRGWEQSETEHFLIIFEPKDSHHAYELASFADETYTKISRALNHAPSGKIPVILAGRTAFANGSFAPMPNRITLYLTSPDDRFLGTRTENWLKTVFTHELTHYLHLTSPIGIGKYLAIFGPGMIAFNQVLMPLWWIEGLTVYAESVYSEGGRGDSPLFALQWEAPLLEEKMWSLAQGSYSSHMPPSGRYYLTGYLMVDYLVHHYGEETIIAINNQFTGFPFLGMDSAFRSHTGMTALEIFSAALKEQADKLASRSRFRTGTLFSPDEPGTYSLPYRTEAGLIGLTAHPDRTARMVRYGANETETSMLAVIPGADGLSFSASDDGLKVAYSRIHSTSWEYGAIGTAAVSYADIVLYNVDDDSSVWLTSGGRFLHPALSPDGKKLIAIEATGTRYRLVRIPMDGGDGEVLYDNPETSVYEPRFSPDGRSIAFIETSHGLSSLRIMDEDGIRSVVPPGRAEIRYPRFSGSDTLLFSSDVDGTFALYGADISSSKNTDGESSILLLARDPSGVLGAIRDGERYIYATATAEGQALRSIPATEVLNEPVIWKTEEHRPSGQEQSEEASKEFPTSRYHDIPRFSYWFPVLGLEFGDSTGGVYGVSASFDSLLQKNSVNLSATWQTAEQIISIYALYRHSPGPFVLEQQTAIGFSLNGGSGAGSVLESQTAVTVPLARKIGFRGTGLLHLAGMAYLGFDLSEGFALSQEKITLQYDWNESAPVTALFGRDGFLMGMSVSASQDKSAGNAWSPAFAFLSVQKAVAGRANHVVRLDADLGVSLTDHRISSILLPSNSPVSSASPWETHTDFRAKLRAGLSYSIPWAIDQPLPCYGGITGIGLTLKAESMAYLLDSGMAWEEDVYLSAELGITLKIGSLSAITPKIGVIYSPARNSVRGYVSMLGTTMGIGASSHRLIGVL
- a CDS encoding ABC transporter permease, with amino-acid sequence MNPLWMVGADMKKNVLASIGTLLLLAIAFSVNVAALALERAVVDSAAETAQEYDLVVGAPGSSTDLVLATVFLRTEDALPLMDFEVYEELKEDSRVAAVSPFTIADSYQGFPVIGISEDFFIIKQSLIPTEGRVFEKTFEAVVGADVSLKVGDAFKSVHDYVEEQAGNEHGHEDISYTVVGKAAKTGTPWDKAIITWYQSLWEIHGYHDHDHKDEDREEAEHEEVGKEELHEEPKIGAVLVKPLDFPSAYALRAEYQNNAGRTTSVFPAEVLTYLFGLFGNFKAVISTLGNMLQALVFLSVILSLLATLPSKYRWIGLLRTLGASRAYVFQTLWMQSAVIFLLSGVIGFFVGQLAAGTLSSFIDSGTGMNIAITIQREDFLPLLVFWFIGLVGALIPAFIGFSVSPRKAVLGQ
- a CDS encoding inorganic phosphate transporter, producing the protein MSFAFIASIVLVLSVIFVNGWTDAPNAIGSAVGTRAMSPNSAIFMAFVFNFLGVLLMTSISTEVADTISKMVDFSPRGELANVGDSTQNAIIVLAAAMFAIVVWATGAWWFGIPTSESHSLIAGLTGAALALGGVSAINMAEWSKVLIGLVASTVLGFGLGWFLVRFIEKMACRYSRARSDGFFRRAQIAAAAFMAFLHGAQDGQKFMSVFMLALFLNGNAMKAADGTFNIPLWVMLVCSSIMGIGTLVGGKKIIKTVGLDMVKMRPYQGFASDASAGVSLLLSTLTGLPVSTTHTKTTAVMGVAASRRVSSVDWNIAKDMVAAWLLTFPGCGLLGFLMAKLFLYIF
- a CDS encoding metal-sensing transcriptional repressor, whose product is MRADRDKVTRLLKTARGQIDGLMKMVDEDRYCMDISNQLMATQAILRTINRDILHAHLEGCVAQVMETDDSRRKIEEILHVMDKLAK
- a CDS encoding EamA family transporter translates to MWLFLACVSALSAGLTAILAKAGLQNVDSHVATAVRTALVLVFSLLMVLLTGSGIGLGTIPLQSFIFLILSGMATGASWLFYFTALQRGNVHQIAPIDKSSTIITMLLAFAILHEVPTRVSWAGMAVMACGTWLMLDRKGDYQGSRFTSWFVPAILSAFCAAATSILVKIGLKDIDSTLATAIRTGVILIMSLVIVISQKKTHLIMSIPRRSWLFLMTSALTTGISWLAFYRALQLGPASIVVPVDKLSIVVTVLAAWLFLKEKARPRTILGLLLITAGTGMLLI
- a CDS encoding hemolysin family protein — translated: MLTALLMQVVLILLNAVFAGSEIALLSANENRMKVLANRGNKRALALQKLKETSTGYLATIQIGVSLAGLLSGAFAADSLSGYLVDALVTAGITISAGTLKTISTLLITLILSFCMLVFGELVPKKVALRYADSLALAVAIPLRWLSLATYPFVALLTFTTNLVLRLFGIRKGDADQTMTEEDIRLMVDAGSDSGIIEDDEQEMIHNIFDFNDSPISELMTHRSDIVAIPETASMSEVFHLANDGHYSRFPVYRDSIDNIIGIVHIKDLFTFYGHDEESFDLTSIIRPPYFVPFSKLADDLFREMKKTKTHMAIILDEYGGTLGLVTMEDLIEHVMGRIYDEHDEEELVIQAQEDGSYLISGIVPIYEVNEELGLALPEDEYETIGGFLVGLLGRIPSGSEDVEDVIYRNLTFHVEKVEDKRIEILRLYISRSATKRKEGTAQEETTDGE
- a CDS encoding ABC transporter ATP-binding protein — encoded protein: MGASLVVHDLAWSFAPGNIPFIRIPRVEVPEKSVVVLTGPSGAGKSTLLFLLAGMEHLHSGSVTWGKNDLATMTNDARDAWRRDNVGIVFQDFQLIPSLSALKNVLLPLTFSHFIIPPETRIRAEALLSHLGVPRIHALAGSLSRGEMQRVSIARALMKNPSIILADEPTASLDAGNEDTVSTLLLTAARENGATLVISSHQKKVKDDADYILDISHGQMVSFNERKGGTT